One genomic segment of Amycolatopsis sp. Hca4 includes these proteins:
- a CDS encoding ATP-binding protein — translation MSERRRAAAGAAAEPPYPGPAAFGAGDAGRFFGREDVVDLLRNRLAGARFLVVSGPSGSGVTSVLRAGLVPAVREPAVVLRPGRRPLEECAARLAALTGTPAVRLRAELAADPGHLHLRIRQALPPDAEFLLVIDQFEEVFTAEAPERAWFFAALARAAQAPVRVVVGLRADFADACARHPALAEPARNAVIPLAPLTAGQVRAALVRPAAEAGRGLENALVATLMAEVARQPGALPFATEALRRTWQATQGVTLALAAYEATGGITAAVAGAAEAVFRRLSPAEQDEARSLFLRLVGFGDGTPDTRRHVPYAELGVTPVVAQFVRARVVTAGRTGLDLAHDGVIDGWPRLRGWLAADRDALRVHRRLTEAAGLWETADRDSAVLYRGRHLDEALAWAKRSDARPNPPERRFLQASAGLRAAEESATRRRRRLSVATTLTALLGAASTATAIFRRRRGGFSRISTTPFTEQVNEMRRRQFYRRRADGGRFPAATVRQRASGHPPVAG, via the coding sequence TTGAGCGAGCGAAGACGCGCGGCCGCCGGGGCCGCCGCGGAGCCGCCGTACCCGGGCCCGGCCGCGTTCGGCGCCGGGGACGCAGGCCGGTTCTTCGGCCGTGAGGACGTCGTCGACCTGCTGCGGAACCGGCTGGCCGGGGCCCGGTTCCTGGTCGTCTCGGGCCCGTCCGGCAGCGGCGTGACGTCGGTGCTGCGCGCGGGCCTCGTCCCGGCCGTCCGGGAGCCCGCGGTGGTCCTGCGGCCGGGCCGGCGGCCGTTGGAGGAGTGCGCGGCCCGCTTGGCGGCGCTCACCGGGACCCCGGCCGTCCGGCTGCGCGCCGAACTCGCCGCCGACCCGGGCCACCTGCACCTGCGGATCCGGCAGGCGCTGCCGCCGGACGCCGAGTTCCTGCTGGTGATCGACCAGTTCGAGGAGGTCTTCACCGCCGAGGCGCCCGAGCGGGCGTGGTTCTTCGCCGCGCTGGCGCGGGCGGCGCAGGCCCCGGTGCGGGTGGTCGTCGGCCTGCGCGCGGACTTCGCGGACGCCTGCGCGCGGCACCCCGCACTGGCGGAACCGGCCCGGAACGCGGTGATCCCGCTGGCGCCGCTGACCGCGGGCCAGGTGCGGGCCGCGCTCGTCCGGCCCGCCGCCGAAGCCGGCCGGGGACTGGAGAACGCCCTGGTCGCAACCCTGATGGCCGAGGTGGCGCGGCAGCCGGGCGCGCTGCCGTTCGCCACCGAAGCCCTGCGCCGGACCTGGCAGGCCACCCAGGGCGTCACGCTCGCCCTCGCCGCGTACGAGGCCACCGGCGGGATCACCGCGGCCGTGGCCGGCGCGGCCGAAGCGGTCTTCCGCCGGCTCTCGCCGGCGGAGCAGGACGAGGCCAGGAGCCTGTTCCTGCGCCTGGTCGGTTTCGGCGACGGCACGCCCGACACCCGGCGGCACGTCCCGTACGCCGAACTCGGCGTAACGCCGGTGGTCGCGCAGTTCGTCCGGGCCAGGGTGGTCACCGCCGGCCGGACGGGACTGGACCTCGCGCACGACGGGGTGATCGACGGCTGGCCCCGGCTGCGGGGCTGGCTGGCGGCGGACCGGGACGCCCTGCGCGTCCACCGGCGGCTCACCGAGGCCGCCGGATTGTGGGAAACCGCGGACCGGGATTCCGCCGTTCTTTATCGCGGCCGCCACCTCGACGAAGCGCTGGCTTGGGCAAAGCGGTCCGACGCGCGGCCGAACCCGCCGGAACGCCGGTTCCTCCAGGCGAGCGCCGGCCTGCGGGCCGCCGAAGAATCGGCGACCCGGCGACGGCGACGGCTTTCCGTGGCGACCACACTGACCGCGTTGCTCGGCGCGGCGTCGACGGCAACGGCGATTTTCCGCCGTCGACGCGGCGGTTTTTCGAGGATTTCGACCACCCCGTTTACCGAGCAGGTGAACGAAATGCGCCGGCGGCAATTTTACCGTCGGCGCGCCGACGGAGGGCGGTTTCCGGCGGCAACGGTTCGGCAACGCGCCTCCGGCCACCCGCCCGTCGCCGGATAA
- a CDS encoding homogentisate 1,2-dioxygenase, with product MPYYRRVGEIPHKRHTAFRKPDGGLYAEELMGVEGFSADSALLYHRGLPTAIVDAVAVEEDRGSLTPNHPLKPRAFKTQDLKFGGEADAVTDRRRLFGNNDVTIGFVTATAPSPLYRNAAGDELFYVHGGAATFETIYGRLEVGDGDYVVIPTSCTYRVVPHGEVNLFTLEARGHIGPPKRYLSAKGQFLEHSPYCERDIRGPEEPLLEDGEDVEVLVRHRAGLTRYTYATHPFDVVGWDGCLYPWVFNIDDFEPITGRVHQPPPVHQTFEGPNFVVCSFCPRKVDYHEDSIPVPYNHANVDSDELMFYVRGNYEARKGSGIGIGSLSLHPSGFTHGPQPGAAEASIGAEFFDETAVMVDTFAPLELGEAADASEDPGYAWTWSRRGPKS from the coding sequence ATGCCTTACTACCGGCGAGTAGGCGAGATCCCGCACAAGCGGCACACCGCGTTCCGCAAGCCGGACGGCGGGCTCTACGCCGAAGAGCTGATGGGCGTCGAGGGCTTCTCCGCCGACTCCGCGCTGCTCTACCACCGCGGCCTGCCGACGGCGATCGTCGACGCCGTCGCGGTCGAGGAGGACCGCGGGTCGCTCACCCCGAACCACCCGCTCAAGCCGCGGGCGTTCAAGACCCAGGACCTCAAGTTCGGCGGCGAGGCCGACGCGGTGACCGACCGGCGGCGGCTGTTCGGCAACAACGACGTCACCATCGGGTTCGTCACCGCGACCGCACCCAGCCCGCTGTACCGCAACGCGGCCGGTGACGAGCTGTTCTACGTCCACGGCGGCGCCGCGACCTTCGAGACCATCTACGGCCGCCTGGAGGTCGGTGACGGCGACTACGTGGTGATCCCGACGTCGTGCACCTACCGGGTCGTCCCCCACGGCGAAGTCAACCTCTTCACCCTCGAAGCACGCGGGCACATCGGGCCACCGAAGCGCTACCTGTCGGCGAAGGGCCAGTTCCTGGAGCACTCGCCGTACTGCGAGCGCGACATCCGCGGGCCGGAGGAGCCGCTGCTGGAGGACGGCGAGGACGTCGAGGTGCTCGTCCGGCACCGCGCCGGGCTGACCCGCTACACCTACGCGACGCACCCGTTCGACGTCGTCGGCTGGGACGGCTGCCTCTACCCGTGGGTGTTCAACATCGACGACTTCGAGCCGATCACCGGCCGCGTGCACCAGCCGCCGCCCGTGCACCAGACGTTCGAGGGCCCGAACTTCGTGGTCTGCTCCTTCTGCCCGCGGAAGGTCGACTACCACGAGGACTCGATCCCGGTGCCGTACAACCACGCGAACGTCGACTCCGACGAGCTGATGTTCTACGTGCGCGGCAACTACGAGGCCCGCAAGGGCTCGGGGATCGGGATCGGCTCGCTCTCACTGCACCCGTCCGGCTTCACGCACGGCCCGCAGCCGGGCGCGGCGGAGGCGTCGATCGGCGCGGAGTTCTTCGACGAGACCGCGGTCATGGTCGACACGTTCGCGCCGCTGGAGCTCGGCGAGGCCGCCGACGCGTCCGAAGACCCCGGCTACGCCTGGACGTGGTCGCGCCGCGGGCCGAAGAGCTGA
- a CDS encoding substrate-binding and VWA domain-containing protein, whose amino-acid sequence MINSQPVRRRRKIFPFVAAIVVAIALIIGIRYWTSGSSDDAEAPKCSGADAVALTIASSPEKAGIVQEAAKAYSGRTVAGHCVDVVVRSKSSGVAMQALANGWNEATDGPRPDVWTPAASGWVNLLRVNAKGDTGSIVPDGDPPSVANAPLVVAMPKPMAEALGWPAKAIGWKDLAGLATDPAGWAKYGHPEWGKFRLGKTNPNISTSGLNATIGAYYAATGTSSDLTAAALEKPDAKQFVTNIEQAIVHYGDTTLTFLTNLQKADDKGAALSYISAVTVEENSLIGYNQGNPTNDPAKVGQHGPPKVPLVAIYPGDGTLNSDHPFVTLNWADATRKQVAADFLGYLRQDETQAKFAALGFRSFDGKPGPQATPANGVRPEAKISFLRPPSPSVLSKLLASWTDLRKKANVLLVVDVSGSMGDEVKGTGKSKIDLAKQAAIDSLGQFVPRDQVGLWQFSTHLDGDKDYQELLPVQPLGTGGKETLAMRLSGLTPQSGTGLYDSSLAAYEYMKAHLDPTAINAVVVLTDGRNEDSGGIDIEHLVPQLRPEGNAESVRLFTIAYGSDADQDVLKQIAEATAGSEYDSSKPDSINQVFTSVISNF is encoded by the coding sequence ATGATCAATTCCCAGCCGGTGCGGCGAAGGAGAAAGATTTTCCCGTTCGTCGCCGCGATCGTGGTCGCGATCGCCTTGATCATCGGGATCCGGTACTGGACCAGCGGCTCGAGCGACGACGCCGAAGCGCCGAAGTGCTCGGGCGCCGACGCCGTCGCGCTCACCATCGCCTCCTCCCCGGAGAAGGCCGGGATCGTCCAGGAAGCCGCGAAGGCGTACTCCGGGCGGACGGTCGCCGGGCACTGCGTCGACGTGGTCGTGCGGTCGAAGTCGTCCGGCGTGGCCATGCAGGCGCTGGCGAACGGCTGGAACGAAGCCACCGACGGGCCGCGCCCGGACGTCTGGACGCCGGCCGCGAGCGGCTGGGTCAACCTGCTGCGCGTCAACGCGAAGGGCGACACCGGCTCGATCGTGCCGGACGGCGACCCGCCGTCGGTCGCGAACGCGCCGCTGGTCGTCGCGATGCCGAAGCCGATGGCCGAGGCGCTCGGCTGGCCCGCCAAGGCGATCGGCTGGAAGGACCTGGCCGGGCTGGCCACCGACCCGGCGGGCTGGGCGAAGTACGGCCACCCCGAGTGGGGCAAGTTCCGGCTCGGCAAGACGAACCCGAACATCTCGACGTCGGGCCTGAACGCGACGATCGGTGCCTACTACGCCGCCACCGGCACGTCGTCCGACCTCACCGCGGCCGCGCTCGAGAAGCCGGACGCGAAGCAGTTCGTCACGAACATCGAGCAGGCGATCGTGCACTACGGCGACACCACGCTCACCTTCCTGACCAACCTGCAGAAGGCCGACGACAAAGGCGCGGCGCTGTCCTACATCTCGGCGGTCACCGTCGAGGAGAACTCGCTGATCGGCTACAACCAGGGCAACCCGACGAACGACCCGGCCAAGGTCGGGCAGCACGGGCCGCCGAAGGTGCCGCTGGTGGCGATCTACCCGGGTGACGGGACGCTGAACTCCGACCACCCGTTCGTCACGCTGAACTGGGCGGACGCGACGCGCAAGCAGGTCGCCGCGGACTTCCTCGGCTACCTGCGCCAGGATGAGACGCAGGCGAAATTCGCCGCGCTCGGCTTCCGGTCGTTCGACGGCAAGCCCGGCCCGCAGGCGACGCCCGCCAACGGCGTCCGCCCGGAGGCGAAGATCAGCTTCCTGCGGCCGCCGTCGCCGTCGGTGCTGTCGAAGCTGCTGGCTTCCTGGACCGACCTGCGCAAGAAGGCGAACGTCCTGCTCGTGGTGGACGTCTCGGGCTCGATGGGTGACGAGGTCAAGGGCACCGGCAAGAGCAAGATCGACCTGGCGAAGCAGGCCGCGATCGACTCGCTCGGCCAGTTCGTGCCACGCGACCAGGTGGGGCTCTGGCAGTTCTCGACCCACCTCGACGGCGACAAGGACTACCAGGAGCTGCTCCCGGTGCAGCCGCTCGGCACCGGCGGCAAGGAGACGCTGGCGATGCGGCTGAGCGGGCTGACACCGCAGTCCGGCACGGGGTTGTACGACTCGTCGCTGGCCGCGTACGAGTACATGAAGGCCCACCTGGACCCGACGGCGATCAACGCGGTCGTGGTGCTGACCGACGGCCGCAACGAGGACTCCGGCGGCATCGACATCGAGCACCTGGTGCCGCAGCTGCGCCCGGAGGGCAACGCGGAGTCGGTCCGGCTGTTCACGATCGCCTACGGCTCGGACGCCGACCAGGACGTGCTGAAGCAGATCGCGGAGGCGACCGCGGGTTCGGAGTACGATTCGTCCAAACCGGACTCGATCAACCAGGTGTTCACCTCCGTGATCTCCAATTTCTGA